The segment GACATCGTGAAGGTGGACGTGCTGGGCATGACGCCGGAGCGCCTACGCCAGGTGAGCCTGGACCTGCGCCGCTACGGCTGCCGTCTGCTGGCCGAGAAGGTGGAGGACCGCGCCACCTACGAGCTGGCCAAGCAGCTTGGGTTCACGCTGTTCCAGGGCTTTTTCTTCAGCCGACCGGAGACCATGACCGGCAGCAAGGTGCCCACCCCGGTCATCGCCAAGATGCGCCTGCTGCGCGCCCTCTCCGGCGACGACTTCGACGTGCGCGAGCTGACTCGCATCATCTCCTCGGACCCGAGCGTCAGCTACCGCCTGCTCAATTTCATCAATTCGGCCGCGTTCTCCCTGCGGGCCAAGATCCAGTCCATCGGCCAGGCCCTTACGCTGCTGGGCAAGCAGCAGATCAAGCAGTGGTTCCTGGCCGTCATCATCTCCGACTTCGACTCCTCCGCAAAAGTGCAGGAGGCCGCCTACACCTCCCTGCAGCGCGCCCGCTACCTGCAACGCCTGGGCGAACTGCTGCGCGCGCGCGAGTTCCCGGCCGACACGCTGTTTTTGCTGGGGCTGTTCTCCAAGCTCGATGTGCTGCTGGCCCAGCCCATGGACAAGCTGCTGCAGACCATCCCTCTTGAACGAGACGTGGAGGACGCGCTTTTGTCCCGACCCTCCCCCTACTGGGCCTGGCTTTCCCTGGTGGAGGACATCGAGCTGGGCAACTGGGAGGATGTGTTTCGTTTTCTCGACACTCGCGGGCTGGATCAAGCCGCCTCGGCCTCCTGTTACGCCGAAGCCATCGGCTGGACTCAGACCTTGCTGCGCATGAAGGGGGCTTCCTGATGTCTGCGTTTGCGCGTTGCGTGGCGTTGGCCTGCGTGTTTCTGTTGTTTGGGGCTCTGCCCGGCATGGCGCAGGAGGCCCCGCCCCACGAGGGAGAGGGCCAGCGTCG is part of the Humidesulfovibrio mexicanus genome and harbors:
- a CDS encoding EAL and HDOD domain-containing protein; this encodes MNQSAPDSPETFASKAIFVARQPIFDAKEKVWAYELLFRKSGQASTADVAEDDLATASVIADGFALAFGGMDKNRKAFINFPQRLLLDDTVFALPREICVVEVLETIVPSPQIMAALSRIKQSGYVLALDDYVGQPGYEDIIRLADIVKVDVLGMTPERLRQVSLDLRRYGCRLLAEKVEDRATYELAKQLGFTLFQGFFFSRPETMTGSKVPTPVIAKMRLLRALSGDDFDVRELTRIISSDPSVSYRLLNFINSAAFSLRAKIQSIGQALTLLGKQQIKQWFLAVIISDFDSSAKVQEAAYTSLQRARYLQRLGELLRAREFPADTLFLLGLFSKLDVLLAQPMDKLLQTIPLERDVEDALLSRPSPYWAWLSLVEDIELGNWEDVFRFLDTRGLDQAASASCYAEAIGWTQTLLRMKGAS